The following proteins come from a genomic window of Populus alba chromosome 12, ASM523922v2, whole genome shotgun sequence:
- the LOC118028988 gene encoding isochorismate synthase, chloroplastic yields MATATLARHSLAHFMDLESIKYSIAAQPVSRRQSLHLFYHRCYHHKPCSVVASMNGCQGNPRDRVPIGSIETRTFPAVTSPALATDTLNLAISEMKANPPLFTSGILRLQVPIQQQIEAIDWLHSQHQIHPRCFFSGRRQSKDFTEVTNGNGYQKSNNVVSVAGVGSAVLFRNDHPFCYNDWKSIKRFLSANCPLIRAYGAIRFDARANISSEWEPFGSFYFIIPQVELDELDGCSMLATTIAWDNAFSWTWEQAVDAVEATMTQISSNVVKLSKEVTRSFIISTSHIPSKMYWDLAVERALQIINRSSSPLAKVVLARSSKIVIANDIDPIAWLACLQVEGENAYQFCLQPPNAPAFIGNTAKQLFHRNCLGISSEAMAGTRARGGSMALDLQIQLDLLSSPKDHLEFTIVRDNIRKKLEAVCDRIVVEPNKAIRKLHRVQHLYARLAGELRSEDDEFNILSSLHPTPAVCGFPTEEARLLIAETEVFDRGMYAGPVGWFGGGESEFAVGIRSALVEKGLGALIYAGTGIVKGSNPSLEWEELELKTSQFTKLLKLEGPSRQKIENSGIII; encoded by the exons ATGGCAACCGCTACTCTAGCAAGGCACAGCCTTGCACATTTTATGGATCTGGAATCAATTAAGTACAGCATCGCAGCCCAACCAGTTTCCAGAAGGCAATCTCTTCATCTTTTCTACCAC AGATGCTATCATCACAAGCCATGTTCAGTGGTTGCATCCATGAATGGCTGCCAAGGAAACCCCAGAGACAGAGTCCCTATTGGCAGCATCGAGACTCGTACATTTCCAGCAGTTACATCCCCTGCTTTGGCTACGGACACCCTCAATTTGGCGATTTCTGAAATGAAAGCCAATCCTCCTCTTTTCACTTCAGGAATCTTACGTCTCCAG GTGCCAATCCAACAGCAGATTGAAGCAATTGATTGGCTACACTCTCAGCACCAGATTCATCCACGCTGTTTCTTCTCTGGTCGAAGACAAAGCAAAGATTTCACGGAGGTAACCAACGGAAATGGCTATCAAAAGTCCAATAATGTGGTCAGTGTGGCTGGTGTGGGCTCTGCTGTCCTTTTCAGGAATGATCATCCATTTTGTTACAATGACTGGAAGTCCATAAAGAG GTTCCTCTCTGCCAATTGTCCACTGATTCGTGCTTATGGAGCTATCCGCTTTGATGCAAGGGCTAACATATCATCTGAATGGGAACCTTTTGGCTCATTTTACTTCATCATTCCTCAG GTTGAGTTGGACGAGCTAGATGGGTGTTCCATGCTTGCCACAACCATTGCATGGGATAATGCATTTTCATGGACATGGGAACAGGCTGTGGATGCTGTTGAAGCTACCATGACTCAG ATCTCTTCAAATGTGGTAAAGTTAAGTAAAGAAGTAACTAGATCATTCATTATAAGCACTAGTCACATTCCCAGCAAGATGTACTGGGATCTTGCTGTTGAGAGAGCTTTGCAAATCATCAATCGAAGCAGCTCACCACTTGCTAAG GTTGTACTCGCACGTAGTAGCAAAATTGTAATTGCTAATGACATCGATCCTATAGCATGGTTGGCTTGCCTGCAG GTCGAAGGGGAAAATGCTTATCAATTTTGTCTTCAGCCGCCCAATGCCCCTGCATTTATTGGGAACACGGCAA AGCAACTATTTCACAGAAATTGCCTGGGAATAAGTAGTGAGGCTATGGCTGGAACCCGTGCTAGAGGTGGATCCATGGCTTTAGATCTtcaaatacaacttgatttacTTTCCAG TCCCAAGGACCACCTCGAGTTTACGATAGTACGAgataacataagaaaaaaattagag GCTGTATGTGACAGGATAGTTGTTGAACCAAACAAAGCTATAAGAAAACTCCATAGAGTTCAACACTTGTATGCACGATTGGCAGGCGAGTTAAGAAGTGAAGATGATGAG tttaatATCTTGTCTTCTCTTCACCCTACTCCAGCAGTTTGTGGATTTCCCACAGAAGAGGCTCGACTTTTAATCGCAGAAACTG AAGTATTTGATCGAGGGATGTATGCTGGGCCTGTTGGTTGGTTTGGAGGAGGAGAAAGTGAGTTTGCTGTTGGCATTAGATCAGCTTTGGTAGAAAAG GGTCTTGGTGCATTGATCTATGCCGGGACGGGGATAGTAAAAGGAAGCAACCCGTCTTTGGAATGGGAAGAACTGGAATTAAAGACATCTCAG TTCACCAAGCTGCTTAAACTCGAGGGTCCATCAAGACAAAAAATAGAGAACTCAGGAATCATCATCTGA
- the LOC118028986 gene encoding mitochondrial outer membrane protein porin of 36 kDa has product MGGCPGLYFDIGKKARDVLYKDYAQQPPTYFNYQCFKWNFDLSCETQEILPGLTTVFRFTIPDSSNVEVRFLQNYFGITSGVGVKAYQQGSFKGNGYNPIVNFSGVIGSTLFSLGTDISFDISTKTFDQFTAGLSFNSPFLITSLTLDDKLDTLKASCYRELNPLTRTAIAAELKHSSLLNGSTTLTIGAQHALFPFTLIKARANTEAKINTLIRLELWEKVLISMNGEVDCRATNKISKIGLSVALRA; this is encoded by the exons ATGGGCGGGTGTCCTGGCTTATACTTCGATATTGGCAAGAAAGCCAGAG ATGTTCTCTACAAAGATTATGCTCAGCAGCCACCAACATACTTCAATTACCAATGCTTCAAGTGGAATTTCGATCTTTCCTGTGAAA CTCAAGAAATTTTGCCAGGACTCACAACAGTTTTCAGATTTACAATTCCTGATTCTAGCAAC GTGGAAGTGAGATTCCTGCAAAACTATTTTGGGATTACATCAGGCGTTGGCGTGAAGGCATATCAACAAGGATCCTTCAAAGGAAATGGATATAACCCAATTGTAAATTTCTCTGGTGTGATTGGAAGCACTCTCTTCTCCCTTGGGACTGACATTAGCTTTGACATATCAACAAAGACATTTGACCAATTCACTGCCGGTTTAAGCTTCAACAGTCCCTTCCTTATTACCTCCTTGACATT GGATGATAAACTCGACACTTTAAAAGCTTCCTGTTATCGCGAATTGAACCCTCTCACCAGGACTGCCATTGCAGCAGAATTGAAGCATAGCTCGTTGTTGAATGGGTCAACAACACTGACAATTGGAGCGCAGCACGCGTTGTTTCCATTTACATTGATTAAGGCTCGTGCAAACACAGAGGCCAAAATAAATACACTTATTCGGCTAGAATTGTGGGAAAAAGTCCTCATATCCATGAATGGAGAGGTTGATTGCAGGGCCACAAACAAGATTTCGAAGATTGGACTTTCTGTGGCTCTCAGGGCCTGA